In Maniola jurtina chromosome 19, ilManJurt1.1, whole genome shotgun sequence, the genomic stretch TACCCGAAGGGTGGCCGAAAggcttattactaagcctccgctgtccgcccAACTGTCTGTCATAGGGCcgtatctcgtgaatcgtaatagatagagttgaaattCTCAGTGTGTGTGGacttttgccgctataacaataaataatcaaaaCCAAGacggcgaatttcaaaatggccgccatgcaaattagagaaaattaaaaagtaccttACATCGTGTATGATGGTGCGAAACATTTCATGCGCGAGTCCTTCATGAACTTATCGTGAGagcaacaaaacaaaaaaataatctaCGGTATGCAGTGTTTTTATGCCTCTATGCCTTGCATGGCACTGCTATATTTTACTTGCGTTCTTCTTTGTTTATGAGTTAACTGAGATTAActgacaacaagtgtaaattaaagatttataacaccccccacaagtgaaggttacagttactagaaaggaactgctaactttcaaacggctgaaccgattttcttggattaaagctaagaacactctcgatcaagccacctttcaaacaaaaaaaaaactaaattaaaatcgattcattcgtttaggagctaagatgccacagacagatacacacgtctaacttataacacccctctttttgggtcgagggttaattaTTGAAGGAAGTATATGTACATGTCAGGTGGAGTACGTGACGCTGCCAGGCTGGGCTTGCAGCACGGAGGACGTGCGCGACATGGCTAACTTACCCGCCGCCGCACGCGACTACGTCAAACTCATTGAGGACTTCTTGCAAGTGCCAGGTAAGATCACACTATTAGACTTTGACATTCTTgtctaatatcacactaatattataaaggagaaagtttgtgtgtgtgtgtgtgtgtgtgtgtgtgtatgtttgttactccttcacgcaaaaactactggacggattgggctgaaatttagaatggagatagatgaaaatcaaagagttcccacgggaattttaaaaaacctacatccacgcgaacgaagtcgcgggcatcagctagtgtaatcATATacaagggacttcgtctgtggtggcgtttgttggcgcgcgtgcggtgcttttttggagtgttgttttgtgaaacgtggccggtttttggtgaaacgtggccggtttttgtgttctgctggtgtttattggtggtggaactgactgggaagcgctctaagggggcgccggcgcagacgaagtccatacttatacacatATATAGGTagttccctaacttgtaaataactacaaagttGACATTGggtaatcagtgtaaagccagacgagagagagaaaaaaaaatcataacgtaaccaaaacgctaacaaaaacttagggttattattatactacctaaatacaatctaatgccaataaccattttagtgatttggtatttttcaaacccgcaatgtatagcgtgcaaaactcgggtcaatgccccacctacgaggCGGCATTGACTCTGAGTGGCccatttacgtaacgttcgttgacctctaccGTCACttagttggtttttttttgtggtaccttatcagtaatcatcagtactattaTTACCTGTCTCCGTTTTTGCTAGCTGTTTATTGTTGTAATATacgttttatattatattttcctgTATTTTTTCCAGTAAAATATATAGGCGTTGGTCAAGGGCGAGAATCGATCATCAACGCGCATTAACGCGCGGCGACGCGGGACGTCGTTAGTGAAATGTATGTTATACTCTAGTTATACACTAAACTAAATGTATGTAGAGGACGGCTGACGGTGTTGGACTATTTCTAACCTATAACGCCAAAAAGGAACGAATCGAATCGAAGCGGCGCTAATCATTCCGTCTCACTCGCACACTACACACATGCGTACTGTGTAAGCGAGAGAGATTGACGTCTCTCTTTTCGATTCGTTTCTTTGTAGGCACGCGTTATTCATAGCTTGCGTTAGTTCTTGAGGCATGAGTGAAAGTACAGTTCGTTTCACGTAGAAAAACCGCTGGCGGCGCCACCTTACTGACTGTTGATAAAAGTCaagcgtcaaagtaaaatggaccttagcTACCTTATATTAAAGTTCAAGTTTGTCCATACTACAGCCAACGCTTCATGCCGAAACCGTAGTAGTAATATGtagtaatattatttaggtccattttactttgactttaTGGTGTTTTGATGTTTTATCAACGTTACTAACCTAACCTTACTATTTTCTCATACTGCGCGGGGAACGAAAGGTACCAATCTCGCACTAACATAGGATATGAAGTGAAGTGCGATGGCTGAGTTTTCTATTTTCCGCGCTATTGGTTCGTCAATCAAGCTATTGATGCTTCAAGTTCTAGTTGGTATACTTTAGAAATAGTCTAAAATCCCGATATTGTACACATTCGTCAATTTCCCGATTCAAGGGATATGCAAATAGTTAAGGGTCTTTGGTAAAGGTGGTCGCACATCTATCAACACGGACTTGCAAAAACTTGAAGTAATGCAGTGTTTGCTGATGGATGTGCGATCATTTTAAAGGCGGAAACATACTCTTAAAATATTGTGTTCGTTCGACACTGTcgatgtggatttaggtttataaaaaccCGTTAACCTCTCGTCTGttataggtattaaaaataaatctccgTTGTCTGTGTGAAATGACGTCACCTGCGCGCGGGAAGTGAAATTCAAATTGACATACCAAGCAACGCTTGGTACTTTGAACGAAATGAATGACTGTTTATTGTTCGTTATTTATctgtctatattataatattagacttTAAACTCTATTTCAAGACCAATAAAGCTTAAAATCCAATAAGAGAAGGCAAGGTAGTATAGACATGGATGGCATGGATCCATGACAACACAGACAAGCCGCCCGCAAGGATCCATGCCAACACAGACGAGAGGTTAAGGGCCATgtgacgggcctgcccgcgaaattcaaatttaatttggtttttcgcaatttttaaactaatacgacaacgtaggcttatgacattttaattgcgacaatggcagtatcatcctcacaggtttatataaaaatctttactcaaaagggtccagtttaagaaattagctctagtgtcgactataactcacaaattagtcgatactagagctaatttcttaaattggaccttttcaagtaaagttttttatataaacctgtgaggatgatactgccattgttgcaattaaaatgccataagcctacgttgtcgtattagtttaaaaattgcgaaaaaccaaattaaattggatttcgcgggcaggcccgtcacATGGCCCTTAAGAGCTCgtatttccggaataaaaagtagcatttgACACTCACGAGGTTTTATAGTAATAGCCTGGTTCACAATCTCCAGATAAACTTTAGCTAACAAATTTGACGTTAATGCcgtttttgtattgggaatctgtcaaaatgtctttatctggtagataaagtttatccCGCGATTGTGAAATACGCCCTTAGTGGGTCTATAATATCggtaaatattttttccttcaGTTTAAAATTATATGGGTAAATACTTTCACACAGGTATGTATTAATATTGTTACACATTGCTGTTCTCCAATGATGATAAATAATGCAAagatcatacaaaaaaaaaaagttttaaaagtatGTTGCTGCCTATAAAGACTAAATTGCTCGACCCGTATATTATATCAATGCCGATTTAGCAACAGTATTTTACTTaagatattatatattatatatctaatATGATTATGTATAGACAATGTTGTTACATTGTATGATTTTACACACAAAAGCCTAAAATACATTATGTGCCATGAAAACTACTTAGCAGAGCGTCATACAGAAAGCGCGCGTACGCGTGTacgatttttcattattatcaaGATAGGCTCGCGCTTAACGAGTCAAATTCGTATGAAGTGTGGTCGGCCTTACGAATTCCTGCGGTGTCGCACATTCTATGTATTTCAGGCTTAAACACAATGTAGGCAATATTCAAAGGGGCCTTGTCCAGTCTCCGCTGTTTTTGAGAAGTTTAACTGCCTTACAGCTTTTGATACGattttgttgtaaatatttatatattcataAAATGTAGATGGTACAATATTCTCATATAATATCGCGTTTATTACTACTTTCGATAAAAGTAATTTCAACAGATTTTATAGTTATGTCTAATGGCTGAATTCACGAGTAAAGGCGGAAACGAATTACCGGACGCGGCTGATCGCGGATGTGTATGTGGATAATAAAATGTGCAAACTAAACTAAACACTGAACTGTGCAAACTATCGGACGTTACCTTGGGCTGTCAGAATTCTGGCCAGCCGCATCCCAAACGACTGCATACCCACCTGTCGCGGCTCTCAGCCGCGGTTTACGGAGACCGTAGTATGGAACTATAGTTATTTAGTGGAAGTATGCCCGAATAGTTTCAAACACGTGAGGTCAGCCGTCAgacatttataatttataatggatataactcacgatagtttaaacgctagaTTTTATAgtgttaaaatgttttatatttgCAGCACTGTGTGTGTTCTTCAACTTTACTTTTATTGAAACTAGgagaaattttctttgcacATGTCCATTATACTATCATGTTGAATAATAGTGGCTGGCATGGttcctattttaataaaaatattaatcaagCTACAGTTCAGCTTAAAGTTACAGACACATTACTGTGATGTTGAGCGACGCTTATCGACAAAATAGTATGACCTTTATGTAGTAACTACTATGCACTAGACGGGTCGTTCCTCACACCATAACACGGTAATGTGTTTACACCTTTATCTAGATGGTGGGTTATCAATTTGAAAAtcagacatatttttttaaatcaaattagtTTTAAGTACACAGCACAAACACAAAAACTTAGCAAGTTTGTGCTAATTGATTATAAATGTTATGAATTTCAGAAGAAAcgttgtatattatgtaaaacgttTTATACAATGGGAATAgatttgaaatatatttattttattaatgaatgtggctaattctgttgttaCAACACTCTTAACATTAAACTAAAATGGCCCAGCTCTAAATATGTTGCTACCCCTTTTAAAATGCTCCTGAcaaaaaaggatagcactaaatacatgtcaatttagtttatagATTATTTACAATCAAATTAAccacaagtaaataaataaacaaatacttattttattcttacttaaatattttttaatgataatttaattattttaatttttaatcttaTTATATCCTTAACTTAAAGGAATGCAGAAGGAAGGGTTATACTTTCATCTTTGTAAGTAATTAGGGGATTGGTTATGACGTCATTAAAATATCCAATATGGCGAATCTATTGTTAGAAACCTTCTAGACGTAGTTGGGTGACGAACTTAATTATTTCAcgtcttttttgtttttttttgattaatatttttttcattttaaactaaTATTGTACTTATTGAGAATAActcgctgtaccaaatttctttgGCGTGTGTTTTATGTGATATCtgtaatttttaatgtaaatattttacggTTACTATTATGtcaataaataatgttttattcttTTATGCGTATGATTTTCTTTAACCCTTGCACCCTTGATAGGTGTGTTACTGaagctgtaaggaattgcattcctaaatcgtgGTTTAAATGTTTCTACGTGGCatagaaacacgttgcatcccagggacaggctattacggataggctacttttgtcctgggaaatcaaaagttcgcacaggatttttaaaaaccaaaatcaacacgggcgaagctgcgggcatcagctagttaaaattaaaacacagtCATATAGTATACACTttcttatatatattatatatattttgctTATCGACAGTTAACATTGTATCATTAATGGCACACAAATCATACCTACGTGTCAAAAACACAATTTCAAAGGAATTATAAACACTACAGTTTTTTGTGGTGCAGCAATACCGACAAAATTTTTGAAGGTATATTTACACAATAGGTATTTATAACAGCATTTAAGCGTAGGTATGAGTATTCCACACAAACACACCAATATCTTGACCGCTTGTAGAGTAAGTACAAtgcgtacctactacctacaacAGCATAACCACAAGCATACAAGCTTTCAGCCTTATAAGAACCTTAAAAAGGAATAAAATGCAGGTTAGTAATTCCAACCATAAACAgtagaatacattttttttaaattaaaaaaaattataaaaaagaatacctaTGTTTTACTGACATAGATATCTATGATTCCACGCGTGGAACATCTAAATTAGTCTTTGCAAATCATGAAGCAATACAAAAATAGTAGCGGTACCTAGTTTACAGAGATCACCTATTACTATTTTTCAACTTTTActaaaatacaattattattaacatttacaagtcctacctacatacattttagtcagcatttttaaaacaatgaaaCAAACACAAAAATGCGTTTGCGCATTCatttataactagaggatgcccgcggcttagtccgcgtggatttagatttttatagatcccgtgggaactgtttgattttccgggataaaaagtcgcctatgtcaattacagggacgcaagctacctcggtacaaaatttcctacaaatcggttaagcagatgggtttttgggaatcccgcgaaaactctttgattttccgggataaaaagtatgtctgtccgtccccgggatataagctaaccctgtaccaaatttcgtcagaatcggttaaactgttgggccgtgaaatgtagcagacagacagacagactttcgcatttataatgtaagtatatagtatggatgaacatagattttttttaatatttaatcccTTCCATTTAGGGGGGACAATTTTTCCCGTTTATTCTTCATTTTGGGAATGGCGCGATGGCGGTCGCGTTTTCGACTCGACGACGAACAAGACGACGAAGGGCTGGAGTCAGGGGGTGACCCTGCTTCTTCAGCCGTGAGCCCCATGGATTGTGACTCTGGCGTGGAAGGTTCTAGAACGCTGTTCCTTAACGTGCGACGTTGCTCTTCTGTGTGTTGGGGGCAACGGGTTGATCTGAAATTTTAAAAGCAATTTGGAGATGAGATTTTCATTAAAGGGtggatgaatgaatgaatatacttttattgtataccACAAAATTAGcacagaacaagtgtaaattaaaaatttataacaccgacaattagtgaaggttgcagtaactagaaaagagctgataactttcaaaagactcaaccgattttcttgaattatagctaagaacactctcgatcaagccacctttcaaacaaaaaaactaaattaaattcggttcattagtttaggagctacgatgccacagacagatacacacgtcaaacttataacgcccctctttttgggccgggggttaaaaagcacatacaaagcacaacaaaatataggcaggtggGTACAATGTGGCAGCCTAAAATATGGATATGTATTTTATAGAATTCAGAACTTGTAGAGGGGCATGACCGTCGTATACATATCTGATGAAACATGAGTGTATCTTATTATGAAAagatagatttcaacatggagtggatcaacaaattcttgaaagtcAACAAGGCGGTTCCTCTTAAGCTGCAAATATTCAGGGGCAGTCTGTCGTGGCTGTCAAGACTCAAAACCCATCAAGGGGATTAAAACCTATAAttctggaatcatgaaatttggcaggctatatagcacacgtaaagaaaaatatccaaaaaccatgaatttgtggttacattacaaaaaattaaGTGATATTTTTTGTATCATGGTATGAAACACTTTGTATGCAAGTATGACAAGCTCTTGACTGGTTTTTCAATAATCTAAACTCACCGTGTACACAGTTTCTTAGTATGCTCGGACACTACCCCGCATATCTGCAGCAAAAGGTTCTTTTTCTCGTTGGCAGTCATCGTCTCGTAGGTGGCACCTTCGTTGGAGTCAGAGTTGTGGTTGCCGTTGTTACTCCTATTGCCGCTGGAAAGTTGAGTGAAGGAGGAAGGCGGTAGATTGTATAGCCCTGAAAGGCTATTAGGTTTTCTTACTTAGTGTTGGCTGATTATAGTGTTTGTAGTGTGATCTTGACAGCAGTGCTGATTATGAACATATATCCATATTCTTTAAAGATGGCGGCGATACTTCTTTTTTAATGAGAAGTGACACTGAAAACCCTGGGAAGTGACAATCTTGTGTCGGAGTGAATTCTGTTTGATCCTGTATCAACATctatctgtcaaatattaggtaccAGATGGTGCTCGTGACTTTCTGACGTCTGGAAGGAGTTTGTTTTTATATCCCATAGGaaatactttgattttctgagtaaagagtagcctatatccattttCGGGATGCACACtatctgtgccaaatttcatataaattggttaaatggataggcctataagaatcctgtgggaattctttgatttagcTGTGTAAAAACCAGCCTATGTTcttcctcgggatataagctaactctgtaccttgcatcaaaatcggttaaactgttggacaaacagacagacacactttcgcatttataatattagtatggatttatgctTGAGGGGTGaatgtgaaatcaaagattctttgcCACACTGTCACATCAGCCCAAGCACCTTGTTTTTTTAGGCTATATTTGACAGTTGAAGCCTCaaggttttgttacaagttttatCACTAACGTGAACCGTGCTTGTCCCTTCCCAGGGTTTTTGGTGTGCTGAATTGCTGATTGCGGAAATGAGgttcattttcaaattcaaaatggcagACTTACGTAGATCAGATAATATGTCCCTCCAGCCCAGACCAGAACCAATTAAGATTTTAGGAATTTCCAAATAGTGGTGCAATTTTGCATCATACTGGAATGCTTAATTGCTTAGTGGTAAAGATTTGTGATGAAGTCATGATTTCAGCTTACCACCAgccctggtctggtctggtctggtggtagACCAGAAATCTACAGTCagacaattttgaaattataaattacccCTGCCAGGattcaaacccgggacctcccacttacaaGACCACGCTGCTCCCTACCGTTTCTCTTTAGCTATCGAATAAACTTGGTTTTCTGCAGTTCTGGATAGGCTTTTAACTAGGCACTGCAAAAATCTAGTGTTAAACAAAGTCAAATCTGTACTTGTGTTTGCTGAACTTGAGACGTCTTATAGCAAAATATGAGGTAGTACAGCATTATCAAATTCTGTGAAAtctgaaaatgaaatatgaaaGAAATATACTTATGCATTTTGCTAGGCCTCTTGTTATTGGTCTTCAGCCGTCGTTTGCGTCGCTCGCTGTACAGCGGCGCGCCGGACCAGTCTGCGTCATCCTCATCATCACTGAGGAGTCCTGCATAGGAAGTTGGTTCTCGACTGTTGGACGCGATTCGACGCGAGGCTATGCGGGAGCTGTTGCGGCCCATACCTGGCGGAGTATAAAATCATTCATGTAGGAAAactagtgtctcttatgctacgtctgtgacCCTACCACAGGTTCGAAATACAGGTTTTAATGAAAGTCTACTAACTATTATTGGACCATCAGTTTAGGATGTGCAATATCAGTGAGGAATGACTTACAGTGCCTAATATTTCATATTTGTATTGATAATTTGATTGACTATGCACTTAATACGTTAATGTACTCACCCATGCATTTTTCTAGGTGAGGGGCAAA encodes the following:
- the LOC123874812 gene encoding SAGA-associated factor 11 homolog isoform X2, producing the protein MNTIVSELSMNDLNSKFFEIIQNESNAEDAANFIFESVCDDVTLGVLFEVHHGIKTGLTELLEGEKEDEEPYKIVNSPECDVFGFSILKKTPDSNCSCPNCERPVSATRFAPHLEKCMGMGRNSSRIASRRIASNSREPTSYAGLLSDDEDDADWSGAPLYSERRKRRLKTNNKRPSKMHNGNRSNNGNHNSDSNEGATYETMTANEKKNLLLQICGVVSEHTKKLCTRSTRCPQHTEEQRRTLRNSVLEPSTPESQSMGLTAEEAGSPPDSSPSSSCSSSSRKRDRHRAIPKMKNKREKLSPLNGRD
- the LOC123874812 gene encoding SAGA-associated factor 11 homolog isoform X3, which translates into the protein MNTIVSELSMNDLNSKFFEIIQNESNAEDAANFIFESVCDDVTLGVLFEVHHGIKTGLTELLEGEKEDEEPYKIVNSPECDVFGFSILKKTPDSNCSCPNCERPVSATRFAPHLEKCMGMGRNSSRIASRRIASNSREPTSYAGLLSDDEDDADWSGAPLYSERRKRRLKTNNKRPSKMHKSNNGNHNSDSNEGATYETMTANEKKNLLLQICGVVSEHTKKLCTRSTRCPQHTEEQRRTLRNSVLEPSTPESQSMGLTAEEAGSPPDSSPSSSCSSSSRKRDRHRAIPKMKNKREKLSPLNGRD
- the LOC123874812 gene encoding ataxin-7-like protein 3 isoform X1 codes for the protein MNTIVSELSMNDLNSKFFEIIQNESNAEDAANFIFESVCDDVTLGVLFEVHHGIKTGLTELLEGEKEDEEPYKIVNSPECDVFGFSILKKTPDSNCSCPNCERPVSATRFAPHLEKCMGMGRNSSRIASRRIASNSREPTSYAGLLSDDEDDADWSGAPLYSERRKRRLKTNNKRPSKMHNLSGLYNLPPSSFTQLSSGNRSNNGNHNSDSNEGATYETMTANEKKNLLLQICGVVSEHTKKLCTRSTRCPQHTEEQRRTLRNSVLEPSTPESQSMGLTAEEAGSPPDSSPSSSCSSSSRKRDRHRAIPKMKNKREKLSPLNGRD
- the LOC123874812 gene encoding SAGA-associated factor 11 homolog isoform X4, whose amino-acid sequence is MNTIVSELSMNDLNSKFFEIIQNESNAEDAANFIFESVCDDVTLGVLFEVHHGIKTGLTELLEGEKEDEEPYKIVNSPECDVFGFSILKKTPDSNCSCPNCERPVSATRFAPHLEKCMGMGRNSSRIASRRIASNSREPTSYAGLLSDDEDDADWSGAPLYSERRKRRLKTNNKRPSKMHKSTRCPQHTEEQRRTLRNSVLEPSTPESQSMGLTAEEAGSPPDSSPSSSCSSSSRKRDRHRAIPKMKNKREKLSPLNGRD